A region of the Porphyrobacter sp. YT40 genome:
CGCTCGCATAATCGAAAGCGCGCCGGCGGATCTCGTCGCGTTCCAAACCCGCGCAGCTTCGCAGCCGCTCGAAGAGCGAACGCCGATGGCGAGCTGGCTCGAGCGCTTCCACGCAGGAGAAACCCACCATGCTTGACGCACTGACGACGACGTCACCAAAAACGAGGACGGAGCGGATCGCCGAACTCAACGACCGAGCCCGGCAGGGGCTCGATCGGACCGCGCGGACGGTCTTCACGATCGGGCTCCTTGACGAATTAAGCGACGGTTCGCGGGCCAGTGACATCCTCGCACAGGCGCGGATCATGAAAGCCATGCGCGAATGCAATTTCGGAGAGGACTCTC
Encoded here:
- a CDS encoding DUF3768 domain-containing protein; translated protein: MLDALTTTSPKTRTERIAELNDRARQGLDRTARTVFTIGLLDELSDGSRASDILAQARIMKAMRECNFGEDSPERDMAWFEVDGIRMMMKIDYFDADFEWGSEDPANAAETRRVITIMRPEDY